A single Venturia canescens isolate UGA chromosome 1, ASM1945775v1, whole genome shotgun sequence DNA region contains:
- the LOC122416834 gene encoding protein LZIC-like: MSSHGKAETERLRKNLETQLDRLVEELADIEDSRDSITQEEYEQMKEETMEQLREFNESLRRMITGDMTLIDELGAMQLATQSAISAAFKTPAVIRMFGKREPDQLRMRLSTIERDFRLGKLTKDSSERQRGEVLSALKHLGEKLEPADIELLEKLSLDGIADANFVPVTDNSKKGEIALAIASEEVRAAQDT; encoded by the exons ATGAGTTCACACGGCAAAGCCGAAACGGAAAGGCTCCGTAAAAATCTGGAAACTCAGTTGGACAGACTCGTCGAGGAACTCGCCGACATCGAAGACTCCAG agatTCAATAACGCAGGAGGAATATGAACAAATGAAGGAAGAAACGATGGAGCAGCTACGCGAATTCAACGAGAGTCTGCGACGTATGATCACCGGTGACATGACACTGATCGACGAGTTGGGAGCGATGCAATTGGCAACGCAGAGCGCAATAAGCGCAGCCTTCAAAACACCGGCTGTTATACGAATGTTCGGTAAACGCGAGCCGGACCAATTGCGCATGAGATTATCAACGATCGAGCGTGATTTCCGGTTGGGGAAATTGACGAAAGATTCTAGTGAAAGACAGCGAGGCGAAGTGTTGAGTGCCCTCAAACATTTGGGTGAAAAACTCGAGCCCGCGGACATCGAGTTGCTCGAAAAATTGTCACTCGATGGCATCGCTGATGCGAACTTTGTGCCTGTTACCGACAActcgaaaaaaggagaaattgCGTTAGCCATTGCCAGCGAAGAAGTCAGAGCCGCGCAGGACACCTAA